The Halorhodospira halophila SL1 genomic sequence CTACTGCCACGGCTTTCTGACCGTCAACGGGCAGAAGATGTCCAAGTCCCGGGGAACGTTCATCACCGCGCGCAGCTATCTCGATCACCTGGATCCGGAGTACCTGCGCTACTACACGGCGGCCAAGCTCTCGGACTCGGTGGAGGACATCGACCTCTCCTTCGACGACTTCGTCCAGCGGGTCAACTCCGACGTGGTGGGCAAGCTGGTGAACATCGCCAGCCGCTGCGCCGGGTTCATCACCAAGCGCTTCGACGGCCGCCTGGCACCCCGGCTCAGCGCCCCGGAGCTGTTCCGGACGTTCACCGCCAGCGCCGAGCGCATCGCCGAGCTCTACGAGCAGCGCGAGTACGCCCGGGCGGTGCGCGAGATCATGCACCTGGCCGACCAGGCGAATCAGTACATCGACGCCGAGAAGCCGTGGGAGCGGATCAAGGACCCCGAGCAGGCGCGGGCGGTGCAGGAGATCTGCACCATGGGGCTGAACCTGTTCCGGGTGCTGATCATCTACATCAAGCCGATCATGCCGCGGCTGGCAGAAGACGCCGAGGCGTTCCTGGCCATCGGGCCACTCGCCTGGGCAGATGTGCAGGCGCCGCTGCTCGATCACGGGATCAACAAGTTCAAACCGCTGAAGACGCGGATCGACCCGCAACAAGTGGAGGCCGTCGTGGACGCATCGAAGGAGACGCTGGCGCAATCCGAATCCAGTGAGCCGGCGCAAGGGCCGAGCGGCCGCCTGGCCGAGGATCCGATCGATGAGCCGATCACCATCGACGATTTCGCCAAGCTCGACCTGCGCGTCGCCGAGGTGAGGGTGGCCGAGGCGGTGGAGGGCGCGGACAAGCTGCTGCGCCTGGAGCTGGATCTCGGCGGTGAGACGCGCCAGGTCTTCGCCGGTGTGCGCCAGGCCTACAGCCCGGAGCAGTTGGTCGGCAAGCGGGTGGTCTGTGTGGCCAACCTGAAGCCGCGCAAGATGCGTTTCGGGACGTCGGAGGGGATGGTCCTCTGCGCTGGTCCCGGCGGTGAGGATCTGTGGGTGGTCGGCCCCGACGAGGGGGCGGAGCCGGGAATGCGGGTGAAGTAATCAGGGCGGGCCGTAGCTACCGCATGGGCCGTCGTGGGGCGGGGACCGGGTGCCGCTGAGCGCGCCCCGCCTGGCGGCGGGGTCCCCTGTGCTGCTCACCCTGGCGGGGCCGCTCGCTCAACTCGCGGCGCTGGCGCGCCGCTCGGACAAGACCTCGCTGTTCAGCGCGAACCGGTGAAGGTTCGCGCTGAACCCCCGCCAGGGCTGCGCTGCTCGGCACGCTCAAAAGGGCACCCGGTCCCCGCCCCACGACGGCCTACACGGCCCCGGAACTGCGCCCCGGAACTGCGCCCCGGAACCGCGGCCCCGATCTACCGGCGCCGCTGCTGCTCCCGCGGCACCTCACGGAGCTCCACCTCGAACTTCCGCTCCTCACCGTCGCGCAGGACCGTCAGCGTCACCGCATCCCCCGCCCGACGGGCGAAGACCAACCGCTGCAACTCCCGCGGCTCCGACACCGCCTCACCGTTCACGTGGGTGATGACATCCCCGTCGGCCGGCATGGCACGCCCTTCGACACTCACCTCGAACGACGCCCCCTGCAGCCCCGCCTCCTCGGCCGGACTGCCCGACTCGACATCCACCACCATCACCCCGCGCTCCGGGAGATTCAGCCGCTCGCGGACCCCCTCCGGATAGCCCTGCAGACCGGCCACCATCACCCCCAGACGGGCCCGGGAGGTCAGATCCGTCAGACCGCCCTCCTCCATCTCGTCCAGGCTCTCCTGGAGCAGATTGCTGGGCACGGCAAAGCCCACGCCCACCGAGCCGCCCCGGCCGGTCAGCCCGCCGCCGCCCGGCACGATGGCGGTGTTCACACCGATCACCTCTCCGGCGGAGTTGAGCAGCGGCCCGCCGGAGTTGCCCGGATTGATCGCCGCATCGGTCTGGATCATGGGGATCTCGATCTGCCCGATCCCCGGCAGATCCCGGCCGACACCGGAGACAATCCCCGTGGTCACCGTAGAGCTCAGCCCGAAGGGGTTGCCGATGGCGATGGTCTTCTGGCCCACCAG encodes the following:
- the metG gene encoding methionine--tRNA ligase, translated to MWHNARFPAQQTESGDMARRILVTSALPYANGPIHLGHLVEYIQTDIWARFQRLRGNECYYVCADDAHGTPIMLKARERGVDPEQLIEEMAASHQADFADFLIGFDRYHSTHSAENRHFAELIYQRLEAGGHIERHTIEQLYDPGEGMFLPDRYIKGTCPRCAAPDQYGDSCEACGATYTPAELQDPVSVISGERPEVRESEHFFFRLQDFEALLRQWASAEHLQPEIINKLNEWFEAGLRDWDISRDAPYFGFRIPGTEDKYFYVWLDAPIGYMASFRRLAEERGIDFDAFWDAGRAEETELYHFIGKDIAYFHTLFWPAMLHGAGYRTPTAVYCHGFLTVNGQKMSKSRGTFITARSYLDHLDPEYLRYYTAAKLSDSVEDIDLSFDDFVQRVNSDVVGKLVNIASRCAGFITKRFDGRLAPRLSAPELFRTFTASAERIAELYEQREYARAVREIMHLADQANQYIDAEKPWERIKDPEQARAVQEICTMGLNLFRVLIIYIKPIMPRLAEDAEAFLAIGPLAWADVQAPLLDHGINKFKPLKTRIDPQQVEAVVDASKETLAQSESSEPAQGPSGRLAEDPIDEPITIDDFAKLDLRVAEVRVAEAVEGADKLLRLELDLGGETRQVFAGVRQAYSPEQLVGKRVVCVANLKPRKMRFGTSEGMVLCAGPGGEDLWVVGPDEGAEPGMRVK
- a CDS encoding S1C family serine protease, with protein sequence MTVAHAMQHRRAPRMVVAALATALIGLVATPALADDLEHLQPDERNTVEIFQRYGPSVVAIEVEVRGERVDPFDRIPEGMLPREFREFFERRQQPREDSPRRQGAGSGFLVDDAGHIVTNYHVIRNALEEESVDLREGASLKLSFAEHEAVPARVVGANALYDLALLKPEDPDSIPDGAEPLPLADSDQTLVGQKTIAIGNPFGLSSTVTTGIVSGVGRDLPGIGQIEIPMIQTDAAINPGNSGGPLLNSAGEVIGVNTAIVPGGGGLTGRGGSVGVGFAVPSNLLQESLDEMEEGGLTDLTSRARLGVMVAGLQGYPEGVRERLNLPERGVMVVDVESGSPAEEAGLQGASFEVSVEGRAMPADGDVITHVNGEAVSEPRELQRLVFARRAGDAVTLTVLRDGEERKFEVELREVPREQQRRR